Proteins encoded in a region of the Granulicella sibirica genome:
- a CDS encoding tetratricopeptide repeat protein, which yields MIQADLDVQAGDYSYAREHIVRALEQDVTWDALARLAYLEGLLGDVDEADRLYLLAQDELTAKEMHAYAWVEVQRGVLDFQRGRYTAAESHYRRASKAYSGYWLVEERIAEVDGARGAFDEAAGAYARLHESQTRPEWAHAMGDLYSLRADLSSAHGWKLMAHAGYRVSIEDGGVHYLHALVDLCCEMPGQAEEAVRWAGMDEALRSNYQTRGNLAWSLYRSGCLPEAEQWIEKALDSPAVCGRLYLQAACIFAAAGRVDASQRYFQLARTFNAVPAKAFLTERSSKMKIRVFPESTGGVSPLQRSLRVLPSC from the coding sequence TTGATCCAAGCTGATCTCGATGTGCAGGCGGGAGATTACTCGTATGCGCGGGAACACATTGTGCGCGCGCTTGAGCAGGACGTGACCTGGGATGCGCTCGCCCGGTTGGCATATCTCGAGGGCCTGCTTGGTGATGTCGACGAAGCAGACCGGCTTTATCTCTTAGCGCAGGATGAACTTACCGCGAAAGAGATGCATGCCTATGCCTGGGTTGAGGTGCAGCGCGGTGTCCTGGACTTTCAGCGAGGTCGGTACACGGCGGCGGAATCTCACTATCGTCGCGCCTCGAAGGCTTATTCGGGCTACTGGCTTGTCGAAGAACGGATTGCAGAGGTCGATGGAGCGCGAGGAGCATTCGATGAGGCTGCCGGGGCGTACGCACGGCTCCACGAATCGCAGACTCGTCCCGAGTGGGCTCATGCGATGGGCGACCTGTATTCCTTGAGGGCCGATCTTAGTAGCGCGCACGGCTGGAAGCTCATGGCGCACGCCGGCTATAGGGTGTCGATCGAAGATGGTGGAGTGCATTACCTGCATGCTCTCGTCGACCTCTGCTGCGAGATGCCGGGCCAAGCCGAGGAGGCTGTGCGATGGGCCGGCATGGATGAGGCGCTTCGCAGCAACTATCAGACGCGGGGTAACCTGGCGTGGTCGCTCTATCGCAGCGGGTGCCTTCCCGAGGCTGAGCAATGGATCGAGAAAGCGTTGGACTCCCCTGCGGTGTGTGGCCGGCTCTATCTACAGGCAGCCTGCATCTTCGCGGCCGCGGGGCGGGTTGATGCGAGTCAAAGGTACTTTCAACTCGCCAGAACCTTCAATGCGGTCCCGGCGAAGGCTTTTCTCACAGAACGCTCTAGCAAGATGAAAATACGAGTTTTCCCAGAGTCTACTGGTGGAGTCAGTCCGCTGCAGCGGAGCCTAAGGGTGCTGCCTTCCTGTTAG